In Balaenoptera musculus isolate JJ_BM4_2016_0621 chromosome 19, mBalMus1.pri.v3, whole genome shotgun sequence, one genomic interval encodes:
- the LOC118884808 gene encoding zinc finger protein 569, translating to MSSAFSGPVHSQKEKEMTELQETVTFKDVAIDFTEEEWQQLDPAQRNLYRNVMLENYNNLITVGCPFTKPDVIFKLEQEEEPWVVEEEVSKRYCPGEIWGMDEHQKIQDRLLTQLEDKFTKTLTEEKVNDCHKKLANAFSPNSDFFPSSHNLYKYDLFGKCLEHNNFNCYNERILIRKEHCEYNEPMKSFGNSLSHLVVTPFKCNHCGKGFDQTLDLIRHLRIHTGEKPYECKKCRKAFSQKEKLIKHHKIHSREQSYECNECGKAFIKMSNLIRHQRIHTGEKPYACKECGKPFSQKSNLIDHEKIHTGEKPYECNECGKAFSQKQSLIAHQKVHTGEKPYACNECGKAFPRIASLALHMRSHTGEKPYKCDKCGKAFSQFSMLIIHVRIHTGEKPYECNECGKSFSQSSALTVHLRSHTGEKPYECKECRKAFSHKKNFITHQKIHTREKPYECNECGKAFIQMSNLVRHQRIHTGEKPYICKECGKAFSQKSNLIAHEKIHSGEKPYECNECGKAFSQKQNFITHQKVHTGEKPYDCNECGKAFSQIASLTLHLRSHTGEKPYECDKCGKAFSQCSLLNLHMRSHTGEKPYVCNECGKAFSQRTSLIVHMRGHTGEKPYECNKCGKAFSQSSSLTIHIRGHTGEKPFDCSKCGKAFSQISSLTLHMRKHTGEKPYHCNECGKAFSQKSHLVRHQRIHTH from the exons GAAACAGTGACATTCAAAGATGTGGCTATTGACTTCACTGAGGAAGAGTGGCAGCAGTTGGATCCTGCTCAAAGGAACCTGTACCGGAATGTGATGCTAGAAAACTATAACAACTTAATCACTGTGG GATGTCCATTCACCAAACCTGATGTGATTTTCAAGTTGGAGCAAGAAGAAGAACCATGGGTGGTGGAGGAAGAAGTGTCAAAGAGATATTGTCCAG GAGAAATATGGGGGATGGATGAGCATCAGAAAATCCAGGACAGACTTTTGACACAACTTGAAGATAAATTCACAAAAACACTGACTGAAGAAAAAGTGAATGACTGTCATAAGAAATTAGCAAATGCATTTTCTCCAAACTCagacttttttccttccagtCACAATCTCTATAAATACGACTTATTTGGAAAGTGTTTAGAACATAATAATTTCAACTGTTATAATGAGAgaatccttataagaaaagaacaTTGTGAATATAACGAACCTATGAAATCATTTGGCAATAGCTTATCCCATCTTGTAGTAACCCCCTTTAAGTGTAATCATTGTGGAAAAGGTTTTGATCAAACTTTGGACCTCATCAGACACctgagaattcatactggagagaaaccctatgaatgtaaaaaatgtagaaaagccTTCAGCCAAAAGGAAAAACTCATTAAACATCATAAAATCCACAGTAGGGAGCAATcttatgaatgtaatgaatgtgggaaagctttcattAAAATGTCAAATCTCATTAGACATCAAAGAatccatactggagagaaaccctatgcaTGTAAGGAGTGTGGGAAACCCTTCAGCCAGAAATCAAATCTCATTGATCATGAaaaaattcatactggagagaaaccttatgaatgtaatgAGTGTGGAAAAGCATTCAGCCAGAAGCAAAGCCTCATTGCACATCAGAAAGTtcatactggggagaaaccttatgcatgtaatgaatgtggtaaagCCTTCCCTCGAATAGCATCTCTTGCTCTTCATATGAGAAgtcatacaggagagaaaccttataaatgtgataaatgtggaaaagccttctcTCAGTTTTCCATGCTTATTATACATGTGAGAATTCATACAGgtgagaaaccttatgaatgtaatgaatgtggaaaatcCTTCTCTCAAAGCTCAGCCCTTACTGTACATTTGAGAagtcatactggtgagaaaccttatgaatgtaaggaatgtagAAAAGccttcagccacaaaaagaactTCATTACACACCAGAAGATTCATACTagagagaaaccttatgaatgtaatgaatgtgggaaagctttcattCAGATGTCAAATCTTGTTAGacaccagagaattcacactggagaaaaaccctataTATGTAAGGAATGTGGCAAAGCCTTTAGCCAGAAATCAAATCTCATTGCTCATGAAAAAATTCAttctggagagaaaccctatgaatgtaatgaatgtggtaaagccttcagccaaaagcaaaactttattACACATCAGAaagttcacactggagagaaaccttatgattgtaatgaatgtggtaaagCCTTCTCTCAAATTGCTTCCCTTACTCTTCATCTGAGAAGTCACACAGGGGAAAAGCCTTATGAATGTGATAAATGTGGGAAAGCTTTCTCTCAGTGCTCATTGCTTAATTTACATATGAGAAGTCATACAGGTGAGAAACCCTATGtatgtaatgaatgtggaaaagcttTCTCTCAAAGAACTTCCCTTATTGTACATATGAGAGGTCATACAGgtgagaaaccttatgaatgtaataaatgtggaaaagccttctcCCAAAGTTCCTCCCTTACTATACATATACGAGGTCATACAGGTGAGAAACCCTTTGACTGTAGtaaatgtggaaaagccttttcTCAAATCTCATCTCTTACACTTCATATGAGAAAACATACAGGTGAGAAGCCTTATCATTGTAATGAGTGTGGTAAGGCTTTCAGCCAAAAGTCACACCTTGTTAGACACCAGAGAATTCATACTcattag
- the LOC118885471 gene encoding uncharacterized protein LOC118885471, which yields MRLSTPYFEATEDPPKDLPPCTQQYCPPFLTPQNLYGHILRGIDADILHQCGIELIPHTTEAVLDWSFPQPFAELLINKIESPGGWVEGVLSTNLGNVQNNIWKLMAAVGPVVLSHQQHPVRNLTAFVMACVPSPYAILTDSVYVFQKEGFYDICCDNCNLTNCITTGETNRGFLLVHQPPFVMLPVNVTGPWYSNSGLQVMHELSLLLQRPKRFWGLLIVGITVLVAVIASVAASATVLTQSIHTATFVNNLAANVSNALGTQETIDRKLESHVNALEEVVLILGDQLAALKTAFSMHCHAEFSAVCVTSKPCNDSQWSWPQIKNHLLGIWSHSNLSLDITRLHEDITNIQHAAPLDVNPVEIARDIFTQITRTFPLSSLINLLYPIINCYWYFNIIVYLLFSSPPANWLTFISLKITTNF from the coding sequence ATGAGGCTCTCCACTCCTTATTTTGAGGCTACAGAGGATCCTCCTAAGGACTTGCCTCCCTGCACTCAACAATATTGTCCCCCTTTTCTAACCCCTCAGAACCTTTATGGTCATATCCTCCGTGGCATCGATGCCGATATTCTACACCAGTGTGGCATCGAATTAATTCCTCATACTACTGAAGCTGTTTTGGACTGGTCTTTTCCTCAACCTTTTGCTGAACTTCTTATTAATAAGATTGAATCTCCAGGGGGATGGGTGGAGGGTGTCCTCTCCACCAATTTaggaaatgtacaaaataatatttggaaGTTGATGGCTGCTGTGGGGCCTGTTGTCCTTTCACATCAACAACATCCTGTTAGGAACTTAACCGCTTTTGTTATGGCTTGTGTTCCATCACCCTATGCTATTCTTACTGACTCTGTCTACGTTTTTCAAAAAGAAGGGTTTTATGACATATGTTGTGATAATTGTAATTTGACAAATTGTATAACCACAGGGGAAACAAACCGGGGATTTCTTCTTGTTCATCAGCCTCCCTTTGTTATGCTCCCTGTAAATGTTACAGGCCCTTGGTATTCTAATTCAGGTTTGCAGGTCATGCATGAACTTTCCCTTCTTTTACAACGGCCTAAGCGATTTTGGGGGCTACTTATAGTTGGAATTACAGTGCTCGTTGCAGTCATTGCTTCTGTAGCTGCTTCCGCTACTGTGCTGACTCAAAGTATTCACACTGCCACATTTGTGAATAATTTAGCTGCTAATGTCTCTAATGCTTTGGGAACTCAAGAAACTATTGATAGAAAATTAGAAAGTCATGTTAATGCATTGGAAGAAGTTGTTCTTATTCTTGGAGACCAATTAGCTGCTCTAAAAACTGCCTTTTCTATGCATTGTCATGCAGAATTTTCTGCAGTCTGTGTAACCTCTAAGCCATGTAACGATTCGCAGTGGTCTTGGCCTCAGATTAAGAATCATTTATTGGGAATTTGGTCTCATTCCAATCTATCCCTTGATATTACTCGCTTACATGAGGATATCACAAATATCCAGCATGCAGCTCCCCTAGATGTAAATCCAGTGGAAATTGCTCGAGACATATTTACCCAGATTACACGTACTTTTCCCCTGAGTTCTCTTATTAACCTCCTTTATCCTATAATTAATTGTTATTggtattttaatattattgtgtatttgttgttttccAGTCCTCCTGCGAACTGGCTTACTTTTATATCTTTAAAGATTACAACTAacttttaa